The window CGAGCTGTCGACGGGTGCGACGGTGATCGACACCGTCAGGAGCCTGCAGCGGGTGGCGCCGCGGGAGCGCTGGGTGGTGGCGACGCTGGTGGACCTGCGCTCCGAGGCCGACCGGACGCGGATGGCCGAGGCCGCCGCAGAGCTGGGTGTCCGCCTCGACGTCGTCGCGCTGGCCTCGGGGACCGTCGACCTGCCGCCGGACGTGCTGCGCCGCGGCGCGGAGCTGGTCGCGCGCGTGGAGGGCACAGCCGCGCAGCAGCGACCGGAGCCCGGCGTGGTGACCCCTGCTGGTCGTCCGGCTGGTCGTCCCGCTGGTCGACCGAGCAGCGGGCCGGTGGTCGAGGTGGCTGGCCGGGTGGCGCGCGGCTTCCGCGACGGGGGGCGCCACGGGTTCGCGGATGAGCACCGTTCGGGCACCGCCGCCTCGGTGCCGGGGATGGCCGCCCAGGTGGAGGTCGCCCTCGGGCCGGAGCTGGGCGCGGGCGGGCGGCTGCTGGTGCTCGGCACCGAGGAGCTCATGCACGTGCCGCTGCTCGTGGCCGACGAGCTGCGCCGCCGGCTGGCGCCTCGCCGCGTGGTGGTCCGCAGCTCCAGCACCACGCGGTCTCCGGTGCTGGCCGTGGACGACCCGGGCTGCGCCGTCCGGACCGCGCTGCGCTTCGCCGCGCACGACCATCCCGACGACGCCCGCGACGCCTCGCAGGCGGCGAGGTACGCCTACAACGTCGCCCCCGGTGAGGGGCAGGACGCGTACGACGCCGCGGTCCTCGTGGTCGACTCCGCGAGCGGCGACTGGGACGGGCCCCCGTCGTCGTCCTCGGAGCCCCCGCTGCCCCGCCTGACCGACGTCCTCACCAGCGCCGTGGCAGGACCGGTGGTGGTGCTGGAGGTGCCCAGCCACCGGCCCGCGCCCGAGCCGCTGCGGGGACCCGCCTTCGGCTCCTGCGCCGGCGAGGAGGTCGGGTGGCTGCTCACAGACCTGTCCGGCGCGGCGCTGGAGGCGCCCGTCGAGGACCGCGAGCGCGCGGTGCAGACGGGAAGGGCCCACTACTCGGAGTCGCTGCCGGTCGAGCGCCGTCCCGACGCCGCCTACCTCGCGCTGTTCGAGCAGGCCCTGCAGGCCTCCGCGGCCAGGGTGGCGCTGGCGGTGGGGGTGGTCACCGAGCTCCTGCTCGCCGAGCGCTCCCGGCCGCCGGTGCTGGTGTCGCTGGCCCGCGGCGGCACCCCCGTCGGGGTGCTCGTGCGCCGCTGGGCCGCGCAGCGGGGCCACCGCCTCGAGCACCTCTCGGCCTCGATCGTGCGGGGCAGGGGCCTCGACCCCCGCGCCCTCGACCACCTCGCCCAGCAGCACGACCCCCGCGACGTCGTCTTCCTGGACGGCTGGACCGGCAAGGGGAGGATCACCACCGAGCTGGGCGCCTCGGTGCGCTCCGCCGAGGCCCGCCAGCCCCGCGGCTTCACCCCCGCGCTCGCGGTGCTCGCCGACCCCGGCAGCTGCACGCCGGTCTTCGGCACCCGCGAGGACTTCCTGGTGCCCTCGGCCTGCCTGGGCGCGACGGTCTCGGGGCTGGTCTCCCGCACGGTGGTGCGCCCCGACCTCACCGGGCCCGGCGGGTACCACGGCGCCAAGTGCTACCGCGAGCTCGCCGCCGAGGACGTCACGGCCCGCTTCCTCGGCGCGGTGACCGCCCGCTTCCCCGAGGTCGCCGGCGCCGTGGCCGACGCCCTGGCCGAGCGGCGCCACCTCGACACCACTCCCACGTGGTCGGGGCTGGCCGCCGTCGAGCGCATCGCCGCCGAGCTGGGCGTCTCCGCCGACCTGGTCAAGCCCGGCGTGGGGGAGACGACGCGGGTGCTGCTGCGCCGCGTCCCGTGGAAGGTGCTGGTGCGGCCCGACGCCCTGCCGCAGCTCGCGCACGTGCTGCACCTGGCGGCCGAGCGCGGCGCCGCCGTGGAGGAGCGGCCCGACCTGCCCTACGCCTGCGTCGGCGTCATCAGGCCGGCGCGGTGAGCGGCACCTCGGGCGTCGCGGACGTCGCAGACCGCGCGGCCGTGGACGAGCGGGTGCTCATCGCCACCGACCTCGACCGCACCCTCGTCTACTCGCGGGCCGCGGCCGGGCCGCCGCGGCCGGGCGAGCCGGCGTGGGTGGTGGTCGAGCACCTGGAGGGCCGGGAGATCTCCTACCTCACCCCCACCGCCGCCGAGCGCTGCGCGGCGCTCGCGGCGGCGCGCCGTCTGGTGCCCGTCACCACCCGCACACCCGAGCAGTACGCCCGGATCACGCTGCCCGGGCCGCCGGCGCAGTACGCCGTGACCGCCAACGGCGGTGTGCTGCTCGTCGACGGCCGGCCCGACGCCTCCTGGGACGCCCGGGTGCGCTCCGCGCTGCGGACGGTGGCGGGGCTGGAGGAGGCGCGCGGGGAGCTCGTGCGGGCCTGCGGGTCCGACCCGTCGGCGCAGGTCCGCACGGTGCCCGAGCTCTTCTGCTATGCCGTGGTCGACAGGCCCCGCCTCGACCCGGCCTCGCTGGACCGGCTGCACGCGTGGGGGAGCGCTGCCGGATGGGTCGCCTCCCTGCAGGGCCGCAAGCTCTACCTCGTGCCGGTCCCGCTGACCAAGGCCGCCGCGACGGCGGAGGTGGCGCGGCGCACCGGCGCCCGGCACGTGCTGGCTGCGGGCGACTCCCTGCTCGACGTCGACCTGCTCGAGCTGGCCGACCTCGGCGTCCGCCCGGGGCACGGGGAGATCGCCGACAGCGGCTGGTCGAGCCCCACGGTGACCGCGCTGGAGACCACGGGGATCCGCGCGGGCGAGGAGGTGCTGGCCTGGTTCGCCGCCCGCGCGGAGGAGCTGGTGGGCCGACCGGGGGAGCGCTGATCGGCCGTGCGTGCTGCCGGCCGGGCGCTGCGTTGCCGCTCCCAGGTCCGTGTGGTCACCTGATCTCACGATCCGAGGGGGGTCAACGGTGGCCGATCAGCAGCCAGCACCGAAGGGGCCGGGGGGCTCCGCGTCGTCGCAGGTCCAGGAACCCGATGAGGGGAGGGCCGGCGGGGCCGGGGAGGAGCGCCGCAGGCACGCCGCTTCCACTCGGTCAGGACCGTCCCGGCGCGCCGTGCTCGGCACCGCGGCGGGCGTGGTCGCGGCCGGGGGCCTCGCCACCTGGGTGGCGCTGCGCACCGGCGGCGGCACGGACGCGCCGGGCGGCAGCGGGACTCCCAGCACGTCCCCGTCGCAGACCGAGACGCCGTTCGTGCCGCGCCAGTGGATCTCCGGCGCGTCCGGGGAGGGCGTGGCCGACGGCTCCTACGCCGCGGCCCGCGGCACCGACGTCGCCGTCTCGGCCACCTGGTTCGACAACAACCAGGCGATGCTGGAGCTGTACACGCTGCAGCCCGGCGCGGAGTTCGACGGCTGGGACAAGCCGCTCGACGTCTCCCTCGGCGCCATCGACATGAAGGACGAGGGCGAGACCTGGGCCGACGCGGCCGCCGGTGCCTACGACGACCGCTGGCGCGAGTCCCTCACCCGCCTGCGCGACGTCTGGGGCGGGCGACAGGCCACCTGCTACGTGCGGTTCGCCCACGAGATGAACGGCGACTGGTACCCGTGGAAGGTCGTCTCCGACGACGTCGCCGCCTTCAAGACCGCCTGGGGTCGCTACCGGGCCATCCAGCAGAGCGTGTTCCCCGCCTCCAAGCTCGTCCTCTGCTTCAACCGCGAGTCGTCGAAGTCGGGCTACGACTGGCGCGAGCTCTACCCGGGTGACGGCCAGGTGGACGTCATGGGCGTCGACTACTACAACCAGTTCGGCGCCGTCGAGACCGCGGAGCAGTGGGACGCGTCGATGACCTCGAAGGACGCCTTCGGCGCCCCCAAGGGGCTGCAGGGGCACCTCGACTTCGCCAAGGAGGTCGGTCTGCCGCTGGCGGTGTCGGAGTGGTCCGGCAACGCCGACGAGGGCGACTACCCCGTGTTCGTGCAGAAGATGCACGAGTTCTTCTCCCGCAACGGCGGCACCGGGCCCGGCGAGGTCCTCTACGAGGTGCAGTTCAACGTGGACATGCAGGGAGCCAACGGCAAGTTCCTGCTCATCAGCCCCCAGACGCGGATGCCCGAGTCGGAGAAGGCCTACACCAGCCTGCGCTGGGGGAGCCCGACCGCCTGAGCCTGCCGCGCCGGCCGGCGCGCCGACCGCCGTCGTCCTCAAGGTCGCGATCTTGTCGTCCGATGTGGGGACGAGGGGTGCAGACGGCGCCCCGGACGCGAGGGAGCTCTGACGTGGCGATGACGAGGTGGGCCGACCTGCGCCTGGGCACCAAGCTCACGACGCTGGTGGCCGTCGGCGCGGCAGCGACCCTGGCCATGGGCGGCATCGCCGCCGCGGCGCTCTCGAGCGTCGGTACGCAGGTCGACGCCCTGGCCGCCACGAACAGCGCCACCCAGCACGCCCTGCAGGCCGACATGATGCACGACGCCGTCCGCGGCGACCTGCTGCGGATGATCGTCACCGCCGACGCCGGGGAGCGCCAGAAGGCCGCGCAGGAGATGGCCGAGCACCGGAAGGCGCTCACCGACGCCCTGGCCGCCGTGGGCGCCGACCACCTCGGGGGCGGCGTGGACCAGGCGCTGCGGCGGGTGCAGCCCGACGTCGACGCCTACCTCGCCGCCGCCACGACCTCCTCCGACGTCGCCGTCCGCGACCCGCAGGCGGCCCTGGCCGGCTACGACGACTTCCAGAAGGCCTTCTCCGCGCTGGAGGACTCGATGCCGACCATCGGCGACGCCGTCGACGAGCGCGTCACCGCGGCCACGAGCGACGTCGCCGCCCAGCGCCGGTCCGCCGGGCTGCTCCTGACCGCCAGCGGCGTGCTCGGCCTCGCCGTGCTCACCGCCCTCGGCGTCGCGGTGACGCGCTCGGTCACCCGCCCGCTGCGCCGGGTGACGGACGTCGTGACGGCGCTCGCGGACGGCGACCTCACGGGCAGCTGCGACCTCGCGCGCCGCGACGAGCTGGGTGTCACCGCGGACGCGCTCGACCGCGCCCTGGTGGCGCTGCGCCGCGTGCTCTCCGGGGTGGCGGCCCAGTCCGACGCCGTCGCGAGCGCCTCCGAGCAGCTGCGCGGCACCACGGCCCAGATCGCCGCGGCCTCCGAGGAGACCAGCGCGCAGTCGAGCGCGGTCGCCGGTGCCGTGGAGGAGGTGTCCTCCGGCGTGCAGACCGTCGCCGCGGGCGCCGGTGAGATGGGTGACGCGATCCGGGAGATCGCCAGGTCCACCGAGGAGGCGACCCGGGTGGCGGGCAGCGCCGTCGCCGCCGCCACCGCGGCCACCGAGACGGTCACGGGCCTGGGCGAGGCGAGCCGGCAGATCGGTGACGTCGTCAAGGTCATCACGAGCATCGCCGAGCAGACGAACCTGCTCGCGCTGAACGCCACGATCGAGGCCGCCCGCGCCGGTGAGGCCGGGAAGGGCTTCGCCGTGGTCGCCGCGGAGGTCAAGGAGCTCGCCCGGGCGACGGCTGCGGCCACCGAGGACGTCGCCCGCCGCGTGGAGACCATCCAGCAGGGCGCTTCCGGCGCCGTGGACGCCATCACCGGGATCTCCGACGTCATCGCCGAGATCTCCGACCACCAGAGCACCATCGCCGCCGCCGTGGAGGAGCAGACCGCCACCACGCAGGAGATGTCCCGCTCTGCAGGAGAGGCGGCCGGTGGTGCCGGGCGGATCGCCGCCACGGCCTCCACCATGTCCGGCACCGCCTCCTCGACGAGCCGGGCGCTGGGCGAGGCCCGCACGGCCGTGGACGACCTGGCCGGGCGAGCCGCGGCGCTGCGCCGCGAGGTCGCGGCCTTCCGCTTCTAGAGCCCCGCGGGCCCCCGCGGGCCGGACGGGTCCTGCGACCGGGCGCCCGGGCCCACCGCCCGGCACGCCAGCTGCAGCGCGAGCCGCTGCTCGTGGTCGCTGAGGCTGACCCGCAGCAGGCGCTCGATCCGGGTCACTCGCTGCGCCACGGTGTTGCGGTGGACGCCGAGGACGGCGGCGGTCTCCGACAGCGACGACTCCGCGTCGAGGTAGGCCGCCAGCGTCCGCACGAGCGAGGGATCGGAGAGCAGCGGCTCCAGCAGGCTGCGTGCGGCCGGCTCGAAGGTCTCGGTGCGGGTCCAGGCGAGGAGCGTCTGCGCCACCCCCAGCTGGTCGACGTGGAGGAAGCGGCCCTGCTCCGGGCGTCCCGCGGCGAGCAGCGCGGCGTCGGCCGCCTCCGAGAGGGTCCTGGCGACCCCCGCCGGTCCCTGGTGGGGCCTGCCGACGCCCGTGGCGCACCCGGTCAGCTGCCGCAGCCCGTCGTGCAGGCGCCGGAACCGCTCGGCGAGCTGGCGCACCTCCACCGCGCTGGGGGAGCGGTCGGTGCTCCACCACCCGCTCCAACCGTCCCCCTGCTCGGCCACCACGAGCTGCAGGCCGGCCTCGGCGGAGCGGCGGACCGCCTCGGCGCGCAGGCCGGCGACGTCGGTGGCGCTGCCGGTCCGGATGCGCACCCCGACGTGCCACCCGGCCAGCGGCCACCCCGCGGCGGCGGCCCGCTGGCGCAGCTCGGGGCTGGGCTCGCCGGTGAGCCGCAGGACGTCGGTGAGCAGCGCGGCCCGCCCGCGCGCGTCGCGCTCCACCGCCGTCCGCTCGGCGGCGAGCCAGCCGGCCACGGCGGTGGCCGCGGCGGCCAGGACGTCCTCGGCGGGTCCCACCGCAGCAGGGCCGCGGTCTCCGGGCACCCTCACCACGAGCCAGCGCTGCACACCGCGCAGACCCGGCAGGAGCACGGGCCGGGCCGCGGTGGTCCCGGCCCCGGTCCGCTCGCGCTGCGCCACCGGCTCCGAGGGGCGGGGGACCACCAGCGCGCGGTCGCCGTGGAGCACGGCGCCGGAGGCGTCGCAGAGAGCCACCGGAACGCCCAGCAGCTCCGCGCACAGGCCGACCAGCCCGGCGGGCGTGCCCACCCTGCCGTCGGCGACGGCGCGCGAGACGCCGAGCACGGCCCGGGCGGACGCCACCTCCGGGGCGGCCAGGTGCACGGCCGCCGCGGCGGCGAGGTCGAGCAGCGGGGTGTCCGCACCGACCACGCACAGCTCCAGCCGCGTGCACAGCAGGCGAGTGGGGACGGGCAGCGCGTCCGTCCCGGCCAGCAGCACGGCCCGAGCGCCGGCGTCAGCTGCGCGGCGCAGCACCGCGTCGAGCTGCCAGGCGGGGGCGAGCCGCCAGGAGGCGCCGGTCAGCACCACGAGCGCCGGCACCGCGGCGGTCTCGTCCAGCTGCCCGGGGGCCTCCAGGAGGACGACGCCGCGCAGCGCCACCCCGCCCGGTGCGCCGGCGAGGACCTCCGCTCCACCCCAGGCGGGCAGGGCGAGCACCGCGCTCAGCTCCGTCACCACAGCGTCCCGTCCGGACGTTCGCCGAGCACCGGGTCGAGGTCGAGGCCGAACGCCCGCGGCGCCACCCGGTCGGTGCGCCCGGGCCGGCTCCAGAAGGAGGGGGCGGGGAGCCGGAGCACCACCACGTCGTCGCCCCGGCGGATCCTGTCGCACGCGACGACGCGGGCGCTGCGCCGCTCGAGCACCACGAGCGGGTCGGGGGTCGTGGCCACGGGGGCGCCGTCCTCGAACGCCACGAGGTACTCGTTCTCCATCTCCAGCCGCAGCAGCGCGCTGGTGCGCTGGTCGCGCACGCAGGCCGAGCCCCGTCCGAAGCCGGCGCCGGCGCGCCGGGCCACCTCCACCACGCGGCCGGCTCCCAGCAGCTCACCGCCGGCGGCGACGGCCACGTCCTCGGTGGTGGCCGAGGGCCCCAGCGCCTCCAGGCGGGCTCCCACCTGCAAGCAGCGCCGCGTGGTCCGCACCGGGCCGGCGCCCGACCAGGGGGCGCGGCGCACGGGGCCCGTCGCGATGGCGGCCCACCCGCCCTCCGCGGCGAGCACCGCGCGCACGACCCGCTCGCACCGGACGCCGTCGCCGCCCTCCACCACGAGCACCTGGCCGCTGGGCAGGGCGAGCGCGAGCGGTGGGAGCGCGCCGTCCACCACCGCCAGGGAGAACTGCTCCAGCCGTGGCAGGGCGCGGCCGCACAGGTCGACGTCGACCACCGGGAGGTCGACCGAGACGGCGGTGGCCAGCGCGGTCAGCCCGTTGAGCCCGGCGGCCTCGATCGAGGCCAGCGCCGTGGCCCGCTCGCCGGTCCACCGCTCCACGGCGCGCACCGCCCGTGCGAACTCCTCCCCGCCGGGCAGCTCCTCGGTGAAGGCGCTGACGGCGCCGACCATCCCCACGAACGAGACGGCGTGGCCCGTCGCGCGGGCGGGGTCGAGCAGGGGGACCGCCCCGCTGCCCACGGCGTGGGCGAACAGCAGGCCGGCGGACCGCGCGTCGCCTCCGCCGCCGGAGCCGAGGACGTCCGCGCCGCGCACGAGCGCCGGGACGTCCGCCGCGGTCACGGCGCGGACGTCCCAGCCGTCGTCCCGGGGGTCGCGCACGGCGCACACCCTGGCACCGCCCGCCCCGGCCGGGCGGGGCGGGGCCTCAGACGGCCAGCGGCTGCCGGACCTCGTCCGTGACGAGCTGCTCGATGGGCACGAACGGCTGGTCGATGCCGAACGCCGCCGGCCCGAAGACCGCCAGGGCCTCCGGCGTGCGCATGATGTCGGGCGTGGAGATGCCGAGCACCACCACGCGCTGGCCGTAGCGCAGACCCTCGGTGGTGATGGGCTCGGCGGTGGTGTCGTCGACCACGCAGATGAGGTCGGGCACCACGCAGACGGGCACGCCGTCGCGCAGGGCGAGCAGGTGCTCGTTCTGGAAGCGCAGCTCCAGCACGCCGTCGTCGTGGCCGGTCACCGTGCAGGCGCCGCGGGTGAACCCGCCCGTGGTGCGCCGCTCGACGTCGGTCACCTTGCCGCGGAAGAGCGGGCGCACGTTCCGGTAGATCGTGCCCGCGAAGTACTCGGCCAGGGCCGCGAACGGGTCGCGGTGCGCCTCGCGGGCCTCCCGGATCGCGCGCCCGGCGCCGATGCCCAGCGACAGGGTGCGCGGGATGGCCACCCGCTTCACGTCGGCGCCGGTCATGGCGTACTCGGCGATGAGCGCCGCGCCGCCGAACTGGATGGCGCAGGCGCGGGCGAGGCGCTCCATGCGCACGTCGTCGTCACCGGTGTCGATGACGACGGTCTCGTGGCGGTCGCCGGCCACCACCATGGGGGAGGCGTGCACCCCGTAGACCCCGAACGTCTCCATCTGCAGCTCGGGGAAGGCGCGGCCCATCCCGTCCGCGTCGACGACCGGCAGACCGGCGCGGGCCGCCACCAGCAGCGGGACCATCGAGTTCAGGCCGCCGCACTCGATGGGCATGGTGGCCTGGGCCCTGCGGCCCAGGCGCTCCTCCAGCGTGCGCAGCGCCACCACCGGCTCGGTGCCGCGCGGCACCTTCTCCACCATGACGGTGGGGGCGCCCATCATCGCGGTGGGGATGACGAAGAGGTCGTCGTCCACCTCGTCGGGGTCGAGCACGGTGATGGGGCCGTGCTCCTTGATGGCCTCGGCGACGAGCAGGCGCCCGATGTACGGGTCGCCGCCGCCGCCGGTGCCCAGGAGGGTCGCGCCGCGCGCGAGGTCGGCCAGGTGGGTCTCGTCGAGCAGCCAGCTCATGCGGGAACTCCTTCGAGGAGGACGGCGTCGTCGGGGTAGCCGAAGGCGGCGGGTCCGGCCAGCGCCAGCCCCTCGGGGGTGCGCCAGCGGGGGTCGCACGGAGCCACGACGGCGCTGACGCGGTGGCCGAAGCGCAGCTGCTCGGTGGTGATGGCCGCGCCGGAGGCGGTGTCGAGCAGGCAGATGAGGTCCGGTGCGGTGGCCAGCACGTGGTCGCCGTCCCGCAGGACGAGGTTCTCGTTCTGGAAGTCCACGGTGAGGCGCCGGCCTGCGTGCTCGCCGGCGCCCTCCAGCACGGCGGTGCCCCGGGCGAACCCCGTGGTGGTGCGCCGCTCGACGTCGACGACCTTCGCGCGCACCGCCACGCGTCCGCCGAGGTGCGCCGCCACGGCGGAGGCCGGGTCCTCGCCGGCCACCCCGGGCTCGAGCAGGGCCCCGACGGACGCCGCCAGGGAGAGCGTGCCCGGCACGAGGCCGCGGCGGGCAGCGGCGCCGTCCATCGCGTAGTTGGAGATCATCGCAGAGCAGCCCATGTCGATGGTCACCGAGCGGGCCAGCCGCTCGGCCCACCGGTTGTCGACGGTGTCGATGACCGCGCAGTTGCCCTTCTCGTCCACCACCGCCATGGGCGTGGCGCGCACGCCGGTCAGCGTGAGGAGCACCTGCTGCAGCTCCGGGAAGGCGCGCCCCATGCCGTCGGCGTCCACCAGCGGCAGGCCCAGCTCGGCCGCCGCGGCCACCGGCACCAGGGAGTTGACCCCGCCGGCCTCGATGCACGCGACGTGCGTGACCTCCAGCCCGAGGTGGCGTGTGAGGACGTCGACGGCCCGGCCGACCTGGTCGGCCGAGGGGATCTTCTCCACCATGACGGTGGGCGCGCCCATCATCGCCACCGGCAGCACCACGGCGCCGTCCGGCAGCTCGGCCAGCGGGGTCAGCGCCACCGGGCCGTGCGTCCTGATGGCGGCGGCGGCCATGAGGGCGCCGATGTGCGGGTCACCGCCGCCACCGGTCCCCAGGACGGCGGCGCCGCGGGCGATGGCACGGACCTCGTCCAGCCCCACCTGCCGCAGCTGGCGCGGCGCGGCGGCGGAGCTCACGCCCTGCTCCCCGCCGCCACCGGCTCACCGCGACGCGCGCCGGAAGCCGTGCCGGACGACGGGCCGGGGGTCAGCGCGAGGTCGCCGACGGCCTTGACGCGGATGCGGGTGGCGCCTCCGGGCAGGTAGGGCAGCGGCACCTCGTCGATCTCGAGCACCTCGACGCTGGAGGGCACAGCACCGTTCGCGACGGCGCGCTCCACGGCCTCGGCCCGAGCGGCCTCGAGGACGTCGCCGCGGCGCCCCGGCTCGATGGCGAAGACCCTGTCCACCTCGCCCCCCACCTGTGCGATCGCCGCGCCGATGGCGTTCGCCACGGCGAAGTTCTCCGGGCGGAGCACCTCCCCGCTGCCGGCGAGGTGGTCGGGCAGGAGGACCGAGCCGCCGCCGACCGCCACCACGGGCAGGGGCTGGGAGGACGTCCGCATCCTGTCGACGGCGTCCGCGACGTCGGCCGCGATGCGCGACAGCGCCGCGCGGACCAGGTCCGGGTCGAGGTGCGCCACCAGCGAGGCGTCGCCGATGTCCGCGCGCCCGGCGGCGACCGCGATGTCGGTGGCGGTGAGGGTGTCACCGCCGAAGACCAGCGCCCGCTCGGTGAGCCGGTAGCCCACCGAGTCCGGGCCCACGCTGACGCCTCCGCCCGCCCCGCCCGCTGCACCGCGGACCAGGGAGCCGCCGCCGATGCCGATGGACAGCACGTCGGGCATGCGGAAGTTGGTGCGGATGCCCGCCACCGACACCTCGGTGGTGGCCTCCCGCGGGAAGCCGCGGGTGAGGACGCCGACGTCGGACGTCGTCCCCCCGACGTCCACCACCGCGCACGTGGACACCCCGGAGAGCACCGCCGCCCCGCGCATCGAGTTGGTGGGGCCGGAGGCGAAGGTGGACACGGGGTAGCGGCGGGCGTGCTCGACGTCCATGAGTGTGCCGTCGTTCTGGCTGAGGTAGATCGGCGCGTCGATGCCGGCGCCCGACACGGCGGCGAACAGGCCGCCCACGATGTCCGAGGCCAGCTCGCGCAGCGCGGCGTTGACGACGGTGGCGTTCTCGCGCTCCAGGAGGCCGATGCGCCCGATCTGGTGGGACAGGGAGATCGCGACGTCGGGCAGCTCCTCGGCCAGCACCTCCGCCGCGCGCAGCTCGAACTCGGTGTTGACGGGGGAGAACACCGAGGTGATGG is drawn from Quadrisphaera setariae and contains these coding sequences:
- a CDS encoding phosphoribosyltransferase, which codes for MSGSSTGPSAGWSGAWVARELGVDVRTTAATGSLRVTDLVGLAVRRNPRRAHLLVSRVLGKHVPADPRLVRGAGLLLGTLVGDLLTGRGGDGGAAAEGGDLLAAALRTPEDDDAADRLVELCSAAARERPRVEALVLGYAETATGLGHLVGDALDVAVLHSTRRSVGRPPAGAFEEAHSHATGHLLLPDDPGLLTGERPVVLVDDELSTGATVIDTVRSLQRVAPRERWVVATLVDLRSEADRTRMAEAAAELGVRLDVVALASGTVDLPPDVLRRGAELVARVEGTAAQQRPEPGVVTPAGRPAGRPAGRPSSGPVVEVAGRVARGFRDGGRHGFADEHRSGTAASVPGMAAQVEVALGPELGAGGRLLVLGTEELMHVPLLVADELRRRLAPRRVVVRSSSTTRSPVLAVDDPGCAVRTALRFAAHDHPDDARDASQAARYAYNVAPGEGQDAYDAAVLVVDSASGDWDGPPSSSSEPPLPRLTDVLTSAVAGPVVVLEVPSHRPAPEPLRGPAFGSCAGEEVGWLLTDLSGAALEAPVEDRERAVQTGRAHYSESLPVERRPDAAYLALFEQALQASAARVALAVGVVTELLLAERSRPPVLVSLARGGTPVGVLVRRWAAQRGHRLEHLSASIVRGRGLDPRALDHLAQQHDPRDVVFLDGWTGKGRITTELGASVRSAEARQPRGFTPALAVLADPGSCTPVFGTREDFLVPSACLGATVSGLVSRTVVRPDLTGPGGYHGAKCYRELAAEDVTARFLGAVTARFPEVAGAVADALAERRHLDTTPTWSGLAAVERIAAELGVSADLVKPGVGETTRVLLRRVPWKVLVRPDALPQLAHVLHLAAERGAAVEERPDLPYACVGVIRPAR
- a CDS encoding HAD family hydrolase, with protein sequence MSGTSGVADVADRAAVDERVLIATDLDRTLVYSRAAAGPPRPGEPAWVVVEHLEGREISYLTPTAAERCAALAAARRLVPVTTRTPEQYARITLPGPPAQYAVTANGGVLLVDGRPDASWDARVRSALRTVAGLEEARGELVRACGSDPSAQVRTVPELFCYAVVDRPRLDPASLDRLHAWGSAAGWVASLQGRKLYLVPVPLTKAAATAEVARRTGARHVLAAGDSLLDVDLLELADLGVRPGHGEIADSGWSSPTVTALETTGIRAGEEVLAWFAARAEELVGRPGER
- a CDS encoding glycosyl hydrolase translates to MLGTAAGVVAAGGLATWVALRTGGGTDAPGGSGTPSTSPSQTETPFVPRQWISGASGEGVADGSYAAARGTDVAVSATWFDNNQAMLELYTLQPGAEFDGWDKPLDVSLGAIDMKDEGETWADAAAGAYDDRWRESLTRLRDVWGGRQATCYVRFAHEMNGDWYPWKVVSDDVAAFKTAWGRYRAIQQSVFPASKLVLCFNRESSKSGYDWRELYPGDGQVDVMGVDYYNQFGAVETAEQWDASMTSKDAFGAPKGLQGHLDFAKEVGLPLAVSEWSGNADEGDYPVFVQKMHEFFSRNGGTGPGEVLYEVQFNVDMQGANGKFLLISPQTRMPESEKAYTSLRWGSPTA
- a CDS encoding methyl-accepting chemotaxis protein yields the protein MTRWADLRLGTKLTTLVAVGAAATLAMGGIAAAALSSVGTQVDALAATNSATQHALQADMMHDAVRGDLLRMIVTADAGERQKAAQEMAEHRKALTDALAAVGADHLGGGVDQALRRVQPDVDAYLAAATTSSDVAVRDPQAALAGYDDFQKAFSALEDSMPTIGDAVDERVTAATSDVAAQRRSAGLLLTASGVLGLAVLTALGVAVTRSVTRPLRRVTDVVTALADGDLTGSCDLARRDELGVTADALDRALVALRRVLSGVAAQSDAVASASEQLRGTTAQIAAASEETSAQSSAVAGAVEEVSSGVQTVAAGAGEMGDAIREIARSTEEATRVAGSAVAAATAATETVTGLGEASRQIGDVVKVITSIAEQTNLLALNATIEAARAGEAGKGFAVVAAEVKELARATAAATEDVARRVETIQQGASGAVDAITGISDVIAEISDHQSTIAAAVEEQTATTQEMSRSAGEAAGGAGRIAATASTMSGTASSTSRALGEARTAVDDLAGRAAALRREVAAFRF
- a CDS encoding PucR family transcriptional regulator, yielding MTELSAVLALPAWGGAEVLAGAPGGVALRGVVLLEAPGQLDETAAVPALVVLTGASWRLAPAWQLDAVLRRAADAGARAVLLAGTDALPVPTRLLCTRLELCVVGADTPLLDLAAAAAVHLAAPEVASARAVLGVSRAVADGRVGTPAGLVGLCAELLGVPVALCDASGAVLHGDRALVVPRPSEPVAQRERTGAGTTAARPVLLPGLRGVQRWLVVRVPGDRGPAAVGPAEDVLAAAATAVAGWLAAERTAVERDARGRAALLTDVLRLTGEPSPELRQRAAAAGWPLAGWHVGVRIRTGSATDVAGLRAEAVRRSAEAGLQLVVAEQGDGWSGWWSTDRSPSAVEVRQLAERFRRLHDGLRQLTGCATGVGRPHQGPAGVARTLSEAADAALLAAGRPEQGRFLHVDQLGVAQTLLAWTRTETFEPAARSLLEPLLSDPSLVRTLAAYLDAESSLSETAAVLGVHRNTVAQRVTRIERLLRVSLSDHEQRLALQLACRAVGPGARSQDPSGPRGPAGL
- a CDS encoding DUF917 domain-containing protein, with the protein product MRDPRDDGWDVRAVTAADVPALVRGADVLGSGGGGDARSAGLLFAHAVGSGAVPLLDPARATGHAVSFVGMVGAVSAFTEELPGGEEFARAVRAVERWTGERATALASIEAAGLNGLTALATAVSVDLPVVDVDLCGRALPRLEQFSLAVVDGALPPLALALPSGQVLVVEGGDGVRCERVVRAVLAAEGGWAAIATGPVRRAPWSGAGPVRTTRRCLQVGARLEALGPSATTEDVAVAAGGELLGAGRVVEVARRAGAGFGRGSACVRDQRTSALLRLEMENEYLVAFEDGAPVATTPDPLVVLERRSARVVACDRIRRGDDVVVLRLPAPSFWSRPGRTDRVAPRAFGLDLDPVLGERPDGTLW
- a CDS encoding DUF917 domain-containing protein, with the translated sequence MSWLLDETHLADLARGATLLGTGGGGDPYIGRLLVAEAIKEHGPITVLDPDEVDDDLFVIPTAMMGAPTVMVEKVPRGTEPVVALRTLEERLGRRAQATMPIECGGLNSMVPLLVAARAGLPVVDADGMGRAFPELQMETFGVYGVHASPMVVAGDRHETVVIDTGDDDVRMERLARACAIQFGGAALIAEYAMTGADVKRVAIPRTLSLGIGAGRAIREAREAHRDPFAALAEYFAGTIYRNVRPLFRGKVTDVERRTTGGFTRGACTVTGHDDGVLELRFQNEHLLALRDGVPVCVVPDLICVVDDTTAEPITTEGLRYGQRVVVLGISTPDIMRTPEALAVFGPAAFGIDQPFVPIEQLVTDEVRQPLAV